From the genome of Sphingomonas sp. HMP6, one region includes:
- a CDS encoding ferritin-like domain-containing protein, with amino-acid sequence MTDDTQQFIDVLDHRVERRNERRDFFRTAFGAAAVAGAGLGAISLGARAEAQAAPSDFDVLNFALNLEYLEAQFYNVAVFGTGLPANMQTGTGTQGAVTGGRKVVFTDPIVAAYAKEIAQDEVTHVAFLRKVLGTSGAAQPALNIDGGPTGAFTALGRAAGIATNGAGAIDATNGTFDPYASDNNFLLGAFVFEDVGVTAYKGASPLISNKTYLEAAAGILAVEAYHAGLVRTVLYAKGVATPSLRTSADAISNARDSVDGTATDLDQGISPTTINGGLASNIVPLDAQGLAYSRSTGQVLNVVYLNNKAVSMGGFFPAGINLPNNTSLRTSAAN; translated from the coding sequence ATGACCGACGACACGCAACAGTTTATCGATGTTCTCGACCACCGGGTCGAGCGACGGAATGAGCGGCGCGATTTCTTCAGGACGGCGTTCGGGGCGGCTGCGGTCGCCGGGGCGGGGCTCGGTGCGATTTCGCTGGGCGCGCGCGCCGAAGCGCAGGCCGCGCCGAGCGATTTCGATGTGCTCAACTTCGCGCTCAACCTCGAATATCTCGAGGCGCAATTCTATAATGTCGCGGTGTTCGGCACGGGGCTTCCGGCCAATATGCAGACCGGCACGGGCACGCAGGGTGCGGTGACCGGGGGGCGCAAGGTCGTCTTCACCGATCCGATCGTCGCGGCTTATGCCAAGGAAATCGCGCAGGACGAAGTCACGCACGTCGCCTTTCTGCGCAAGGTGCTCGGGACGAGTGGGGCGGCCCAGCCCGCGCTCAACATCGATGGCGGGCCTACCGGCGCGTTCACCGCGCTTGGGCGGGCAGCAGGCATCGCGACCAACGGCGCGGGCGCGATCGATGCCACCAACGGCACGTTCGATCCTTATGCCAGCGACAACAACTTCCTGCTCGGCGCGTTCGTGTTCGAGGATGTCGGCGTGACCGCCTATAAAGGCGCGTCGCCCCTGATCAGCAACAAGACCTATCTGGAGGCGGCCGCCGGGATCCTTGCGGTCGAGGCCTATCATGCGGGCCTGGTGCGGACGGTGCTGTATGCCAAGGGCGTCGCAACGCCGTCGCTGCGGACCTCGGCCGATGCGATCTCCAACGCGCGCGACAGCGTCGATGGGACCGCGACCGATCTCGACCAGGGCATTTCGCCGACGACGATCAACGGCGGGCTCGCCTCGAATATCGTGCCGCTCGACGCGCAGGGCCTCGCCTACAGCCGGTCGACCGGACAGGTGCTCAACGTCGTGTACCTTAACAATAAGGCGGTCTCGATGGGCGGGTTCTTCCCGGCGGGCATCAACCTGCCGAACAACACCAGCCTTCGGACCAGCGCGGCGAATTGA
- a CDS encoding DUF1501 domain-containing protein, with translation MNPSDTGYQSRRAFLKRSAALGLAGSAMPFVTSLAAIGEAAAAVTTDYKALVCVFLYGGNDYANTLPPYDQASYTLYQAARSNIALARNTLDATVLNPVTALAGGRQYALAPTMTPLLPLFNAGKMAVALNVGSLIQPTTKAQYSANSVPLPPKLFSHNDQQSFWQASNPEGATSGWGGRIGDLFQSGNGSSTLTCINATGNAVFLTGKTAIQYSVGTGGPIALLGNNASLFGSTTAASTLRTLMTAGQANIFQNEHARVSKRAIDTYAQVNTALAGAPIANFPGFPTPNSLADQLKIVARLISVSSELGARRQVFFVSIGGWDMHDALVANHPTQTGLLANAMRAFYETTKTLGVADKVTTFTASDFGRTLQSNDDGSDHGWGSMHFVMGDAVRGQRFYGTPPAVGNNTPDDVGQGRLLPTMSVDQYASTLASWFGVSAGDMPTVLPNIGNYNSSTWNLGFV, from the coding sequence ATGAACCCCAGCGACACCGGCTATCAATCGCGCCGCGCCTTCCTGAAACGTTCCGCCGCCTTGGGGCTGGCGGGGAGCGCGATGCCGTTCGTCACCAGCCTCGCCGCGATCGGCGAGGCGGCCGCGGCGGTGACGACCGACTACAAGGCGCTCGTCTGCGTGTTCCTGTACGGCGGGAACGATTACGCCAACACGCTGCCGCCGTATGACCAGGCGAGCTACACTCTGTATCAGGCGGCGCGGAGCAACATTGCGCTGGCGCGGAATACGCTCGATGCGACGGTGCTCAATCCGGTGACGGCGCTGGCCGGGGGGCGGCAATATGCGCTGGCGCCGACGATGACGCCGCTGCTGCCGCTGTTCAATGCGGGCAAGATGGCGGTCGCGCTCAACGTCGGATCGCTGATCCAGCCGACGACCAAGGCGCAGTACAGCGCCAATTCCGTGCCGCTGCCGCCGAAATTGTTCAGCCATAACGATCAGCAAAGCTTCTGGCAGGCGAGCAACCCGGAGGGCGCGACATCGGGCTGGGGCGGGCGGATCGGCGATCTGTTCCAGAGCGGCAATGGCTCGTCCACGCTCACCTGCATCAATGCGACGGGCAATGCGGTGTTCCTGACTGGCAAGACCGCAATCCAATATTCGGTCGGCACGGGCGGGCCGATCGCGCTGCTCGGCAATAACGCTTCGCTGTTCGGATCGACCACGGCGGCGAGCACGCTGCGCACGCTGATGACGGCGGGACAGGCCAACATCTTCCAGAACGAACATGCCCGGGTGAGCAAGCGCGCGATCGATACCTATGCGCAGGTCAACACCGCGCTCGCCGGAGCGCCGATCGCAAATTTCCCCGGTTTCCCGACGCCGAACAGCCTGGCCGACCAGTTGAAGATCGTGGCGCGGCTGATCTCGGTATCGTCGGAACTCGGCGCGCGGCGGCAAGTGTTCTTCGTGTCGATCGGCGGATGGGACATGCACGACGCGCTCGTAGCCAACCATCCGACCCAGACCGGGTTGCTGGCGAATGCGATGCGCGCTTTCTACGAGACGACCAAGACGCTGGGCGTGGCCGACAAGGTGACGACCTTTACCGCCTCCGATTTCGGGCGGACGCTGCAATCGAACGACGACGGATCCGATCACGGCTGGGGCAGCATGCATTTCGTGATGGGCGACGCGGTGCGCGGCCAGCGCTTCTACGGCACGCCGCCGGCGGTGGGCAACAATACCCCCGACGATGTCGGCCAGGGCCGGTTGCTGCCGACGATGTCGGTGGATCAGTACGCCTCGACGCTGGCGAGCTGGTTCGGGGTGTCGGCGGGGGATATGCCGACCGTGTTGCCGAATATTGGGAATTATAACAGCTCGACTTGGAATTTGGGGTTTGTTTGA
- a CDS encoding DUF1800 domain-containing protein gives MADTILDTIEAKVVSADAPDPAVPLGLSGASLTTLATTLAGGLALAACSGGGGGAGTTAGGSPTPTPPATPTPTPIAAAAASRLLGQATMGATKGEIASVQSLGFDGWITAQFAQPRATSHWDWLVANGYNVAANINNTTGFDPTIWRQMIAEPDQLRQRVGIALSEMLVVGVDGLTLNWKQFAGAAYFDVLLDNAFGNFRNLMGAITTNAAMASFLTFLGNKKANTTTGAQPDENYARELMQLFTLGLYQLNPDGSVKTSGGKPLETYTPADVSGLARVFTGLNLASSVSTTPDRYRVPLVMTAAQHESGASSFLGTSIPMGTEGMAAVSLALDAIFAHPNVPPFVSKQLIQRMVTSNPSPAYVGRVAAVFANNGSGVRGDMKAVIRAILLDAEARDGTAVTSSNAGKLREPVLRLTGWARAFSASSPSNAWTIGDTSSSSTRLAQSIGHSATVFNFFRPGYTPANTAISTAGLVAPEFQITNELSVVAYINYMQALIANGTGDFKADYSAILTLAGDAQALIDEVNLVLANGQLSAATIAAIKGAVDSIANSGATGPSNRVMTAILLTMAAPDYLTFR, from the coding sequence TTGGCGGACACGATTCTCGACACGATCGAGGCGAAGGTGGTTTCGGCCGACGCGCCCGATCCGGCGGTGCCGCTGGGGCTTTCGGGTGCTTCGCTGACGACGCTGGCGACGACGCTGGCGGGCGGGCTGGCGCTGGCGGCGTGTTCGGGCGGTGGCGGCGGCGCGGGGACGACGGCGGGCGGATCGCCCACGCCGACGCCGCCTGCCACGCCGACCCCGACGCCGATCGCCGCGGCGGCCGCGAGCCGCTTGCTCGGCCAGGCGACGATGGGGGCGACGAAGGGCGAGATTGCGAGCGTGCAGTCGCTCGGCTTCGACGGGTGGATCACCGCGCAATTCGCACAGCCGCGCGCGACGAGCCATTGGGACTGGCTGGTCGCCAATGGCTATAATGTCGCGGCGAACATCAACAATACGACCGGGTTCGACCCGACGATCTGGCGCCAGATGATCGCCGAGCCCGACCAGTTGCGGCAGCGCGTCGGGATCGCGCTGTCGGAGATGCTGGTGGTGGGCGTCGACGGGCTGACGCTGAACTGGAAGCAGTTTGCGGGGGCGGCGTATTTCGACGTGCTGCTCGACAATGCGTTCGGCAATTTCCGTAACCTGATGGGGGCGATCACGACCAATGCCGCGATGGCATCGTTCCTCACCTTTCTGGGCAACAAGAAGGCGAACACGACCACGGGCGCGCAGCCGGACGAGAATTATGCGCGCGAATTGATGCAGTTGTTCACGCTCGGGCTGTATCAGCTCAACCCCGACGGGAGCGTGAAGACGAGCGGGGGCAAGCCGCTCGAGACCTATACCCCGGCGGATGTATCGGGGCTGGCGCGGGTGTTTACCGGGCTGAACCTGGCGTCGTCGGTCAGCACCACGCCGGACCGCTACCGCGTGCCGCTGGTGATGACGGCGGCGCAGCATGAGAGCGGCGCGTCGAGCTTCCTTGGCACGAGCATCCCGATGGGGACCGAGGGGATGGCGGCGGTGAGCCTCGCGCTCGATGCGATCTTCGCGCATCCCAACGTGCCGCCGTTCGTGTCGAAGCAGTTGATCCAGCGGATGGTGACGTCGAACCCCTCCCCCGCTTATGTCGGGCGGGTGGCGGCGGTGTTCGCGAACAACGGATCGGGCGTGCGCGGCGACATGAAGGCAGTGATCCGCGCGATTTTGCTGGATGCCGAGGCGCGCGACGGGACCGCGGTGACCTCTAGCAATGCGGGCAAATTGCGCGAGCCGGTGCTGCGGCTGACCGGCTGGGCGCGGGCGTTTTCGGCGAGTTCGCCGTCCAACGCCTGGACGATCGGCGATACGTCGAGTTCGAGCACCAGGCTGGCGCAGTCGATCGGGCATAGCGCGACGGTGTTCAACTTCTTCCGCCCCGGATACACGCCGGCGAACACCGCGATCTCGACCGCGGGGCTGGTCGCGCCGGAGTTTCAGATCACCAACGAGCTGAGCGTCGTTGCCTATATCAATTACATGCAGGCGCTGATCGCCAATGGGACGGGCGATTTCAAGGCGGATTACTCGGCGATCCTGACCCTTGCGGGCGACGCTCAGGCGCTGATCGACGAGGTCAATCTGGTGCTGGCGAACGGGCAGCTTTCCGCCGCGACGATCGCCGCGATCAAGGGTGCGGTCGACAGCATCGCCAATAGCGGCGCGACCGGCCCCAGCAACCGCGTGATGACCGCGATCCTGCTGACGATGGCCGCCCCCGATTATCTGACCTTCCGATAA
- the darG gene encoding type II toxin-antitoxin system antitoxin DNA ADP-ribosyl glycohydrolase DarG, whose amino-acid sequence MSVTFKTGDMFVEPVDALVNTVNCVGVMGKGVALEFKQRWPDNFKAYKTACDTKQLVPGRIFVYQIGGLLGSDGPRFLVNFPTKAHWRAPSKLSYIADGLDALVDEIRHFGIKSIALPPLGCGNGGLEWSEVKPLILQKLSNLDGVKVVVFSPRETVDEPEFSERANLLMNRTRATLLKTLSELEVQFEGAFDRLSLQKIVYFLQTLGVNFNLSFERNLYGPYSEPLKKAFGALERHGMISGFFNGDKRAHVTPAGCAAADDFLRSNDIVIDEIVQKLARLIEGYEGPYGMELLSSVHWLAVNEKRYPVEKVIEALREWSEHKNLFDEPSIRGAYRRLTADGLIS is encoded by the coding sequence ATGAGCGTCACCTTCAAAACTGGCGATATGTTCGTAGAGCCCGTGGACGCTCTGGTTAACACGGTAAATTGTGTTGGCGTTATGGGCAAAGGCGTTGCTTTGGAGTTCAAGCAGAGATGGCCTGATAACTTTAAAGCTTACAAAACGGCATGCGACACCAAGCAGCTAGTGCCTGGCCGTATTTTTGTATACCAGATTGGCGGGTTACTTGGCTCCGATGGGCCACGTTTTCTTGTAAACTTTCCTACTAAAGCGCATTGGCGCGCGCCCTCAAAGCTGTCTTACATTGCCGATGGTTTAGATGCGTTGGTTGATGAAATCCGACACTTTGGTATAAAATCAATCGCATTGCCGCCGCTCGGTTGCGGCAATGGGGGCCTCGAATGGTCCGAGGTAAAGCCGTTGATTTTACAAAAGTTATCGAACTTGGACGGCGTAAAAGTCGTTGTTTTTTCTCCAAGGGAAACTGTGGACGAACCAGAATTTTCAGAAAGAGCCAACTTATTGATGAACCGTACGCGGGCCACCTTATTGAAGACGCTGTCTGAATTAGAAGTCCAGTTTGAGGGCGCTTTTGATCGCCTCTCGTTGCAAAAGATTGTCTATTTTCTGCAGACTCTTGGAGTAAATTTTAATTTGAGCTTCGAGCGTAATTTGTACGGGCCGTATTCTGAACCACTAAAAAAGGCCTTTGGCGCTTTAGAGCGTCACGGTATGATCTCAGGATTTTTCAACGGGGATAAACGTGCGCACGTAACCCCTGCGGGATGCGCTGCTGCAGATGATTTTCTCCGCAGCAACGACATCGTTATCGATGAAATTGTCCAAAAGCTGGCTCGATTGATCGAGGGATACGAAGGCCCATATGGTATGGAATTGCTATCGTCGGTCCACTGGCTTGCGGTCAATGAGAAGCGTTACCCAGTTGAAAAGGTAATTGAGGCACTACGCGAATGGAGCGAACATAAAAATTTGTTCGACGAGCCATCAATACGCGGCGCTTACCGTCGACTTACAGCCGACGGTTTGATTAGCTAA
- a CDS encoding DarT ssDNA thymidine ADP-ribosyltransferase family protein, with protein sequence MGRPCFPIACISVRGRSGSDGVWGDRGRGWEWHVPKRFVFRQVCSRDLQTFLTDGEIRAKNHCHPQRLHQTSYENIVASRGTPMFLLPHGGVVNDYVPFYFSPLTGFTFTISRGNVDLRDPANTVLGKASDDERIFFVCAVEAFANTNLQYCFSDLALNTAAPMPKLEASIANLETHVAWPMFDDVPMKAQIPEIEYGGVCEYFASRASPQKYQNRSKQRMAEFLVKDAVPLSLVDCIVTKDQGMKHQLQLLMDASQWNIPILDKPGCFF encoded by the coding sequence ATGGGCCGCCCCTGCTTTCCCATAGCTTGCATATCGGTGCGAGGGCGCTCAGGAAGTGACGGAGTCTGGGGCGACAGAGGTCGTGGTTGGGAGTGGCACGTGCCGAAAAGATTCGTGTTCCGTCAGGTTTGCAGTCGGGACCTTCAGACCTTCCTCACGGATGGGGAGATCAGGGCGAAAAATCATTGTCACCCCCAGCGCCTTCACCAAACGTCATATGAAAATATCGTCGCCTCCCGCGGAACGCCCATGTTTTTACTCCCCCACGGAGGGGTGGTTAATGATTATGTTCCGTTCTATTTCTCTCCGCTAACCGGTTTCACATTCACAATCAGTCGCGGCAACGTGGACCTCAGAGACCCGGCGAATACCGTATTGGGAAAGGCTTCCGACGATGAGCGAATCTTTTTCGTTTGCGCGGTGGAGGCATTTGCAAACACGAACCTGCAATACTGCTTCAGCGATCTCGCCTTAAACACTGCGGCGCCTATGCCGAAACTCGAAGCTAGCATCGCAAATCTTGAAACACACGTCGCTTGGCCCATGTTCGATGACGTACCGATGAAGGCGCAGATTCCGGAGATCGAATATGGCGGAGTTTGCGAATATTTCGCCAGTCGTGCCTCACCCCAGAAATACCAGAATCGATCGAAACAACGGATGGCAGAGTTTTTAGTAAAAGATGCAGTGCCACTATCTCTAGTCGACTGTATCGTCACGAAAGATCAAGGAATGAAGCATCAGTTGCAGCTACTGATGGATGCGTCGCAATGGAATATTCCTATCCTAGATAAACCAGGGTGCTTTTTCTAA
- a CDS encoding HEAT repeat domain-containing protein yields the protein MDDRYLPASEFLNYVLADEVRFDDDVIGQANLQRLIKLVDDEDRSNRDWATFLISGLPLDSLRIRAALERAADDPDPDTRDEAIVGLARRDREEALQRLRPLLPDDFSKVLLEAAAILGEQSLVPALRAIEAWEGVSDSVREKLNMALAACEAGVGRDVSKSDLTSQHRLS from the coding sequence ATGGATGATCGATATCTGCCTGCGTCAGAATTTCTGAATTACGTTCTAGCCGACGAAGTCCGCTTCGACGACGACGTTATCGGTCAAGCTAACCTACAGCGGCTAATTAAACTCGTCGATGACGAGGATAGATCAAATCGAGACTGGGCTACCTTCCTAATTTCTGGCCTCCCACTCGACAGCCTCCGAATACGCGCAGCGCTGGAAAGGGCGGCAGACGACCCCGATCCCGATACGCGAGATGAAGCGATTGTCGGCCTCGCTCGTCGGGACCGCGAAGAAGCCCTTCAACGGCTACGGCCACTCCTTCCCGACGATTTTAGCAAAGTTTTATTAGAAGCGGCTGCGATTTTGGGAGAACAAAGTCTCGTTCCAGCCTTACGAGCAATTGAAGCGTGGGAAGGCGTTAGCGACAGTGTTCGAGAAAAGCTGAACATGGCATTGGCGGCATGCGAAGCTGGGGTTGGACGTGACGTATCAAAAAGCGACCTGACCTCGCAGCATCGGCTCTCTTAA